Proteins from one Geomonas agri genomic window:
- a CDS encoding putative bifunctional diguanylate cyclase/phosphodiesterase, with protein sequence MIRHSQSIRRSTTLTAGILATVLTVVPAAIYFVMAFSHMTGVIETEGEINARVVGALVVANPKMWEFEELRLKELLSRRSTDTAEKRVLYNLKGQVIAESLDKVLPPLLSRSFPVHDAGHRVANLVVSRSLAPTLMVTALLFCLGALAAGFAFFRLRTVPLRAVESAYRSLKQSEEKYRSVYESLNEGLALFRSVPVSDTETDLVLMDINPAAVSVFGFERDDIGKGILDLQGGLFAPVREALQGTPAEVILELAQEAAGRVFIVNAFPMGDGMVATLLEDVTEKKRSAEQLENLAYYDSLTGLLNRRMLLDRMEHTIGSAQRDGIKMATLFFDLNGFKPINDTMGHEAGDQILIEVARRLKSSVRKKDTLARLGGDEFVVVATLDTEDNASCIAQNLLRKLNPVYEVGGREVYVGASIGISVYPGDGTTPETLLKNADIAMYNAKKPGVEFCFYSAQMNQKLQERTRLESDLWRALEREEFFLEYQPIMDARTGRVAAVEALVRWMSPERGRVMPDSFIPLAEATGIIVPLGEWVLKTACTKLRQWLDAGCLPIRMSVNVSGCHFMRSELCRMVEEAAEQSGVDLALLELELTETCLIKDVEETAAKLWHLKGLNVSIGIDDFGTGYSSLQYLKNFPIDHLKIDRAFIKNVCDLPDQRAIVDAIIGIAKAMELHVIAEGVETLDQAEYLAHRGCDELQGYYYHRPLSEERLLEVLREERERLQLVPDTAGVGEAGVRETHTGDAAGDGAPVPVQPV encoded by the coding sequence ATGATCAGACACAGTCAGTCCATACGCCGCAGCACTACCCTGACCGCGGGTATTCTCGCCACGGTGCTGACCGTGGTGCCAGCCGCGATCTACTTCGTGATGGCTTTCTCGCACATGACGGGAGTCATCGAAACGGAGGGGGAGATCAACGCCCGCGTGGTGGGGGCGCTGGTGGTGGCGAACCCGAAGATGTGGGAGTTCGAGGAGCTGCGCCTGAAGGAGCTGTTGTCGCGCCGCTCCACGGACACCGCTGAAAAGCGGGTCCTGTACAACCTGAAGGGGCAGGTAATTGCCGAGAGTTTGGACAAGGTGTTGCCGCCGCTTCTTTCCCGATCTTTCCCCGTGCACGATGCCGGACACAGGGTGGCCAACCTGGTGGTGTCACGGTCGCTGGCCCCGACCCTCATGGTGACCGCGCTGCTCTTCTGCCTGGGGGCTCTCGCCGCGGGCTTTGCCTTTTTTCGGCTGCGTACTGTGCCACTGCGGGCCGTCGAGAGTGCCTATCGCAGCCTCAAACAAAGTGAGGAGAAGTACCGCTCGGTGTACGAGTCCCTCAACGAGGGGCTGGCGCTATTCCGGAGCGTCCCCGTCAGCGACACCGAAACCGACCTGGTTCTGATGGACATCAACCCGGCCGCGGTCTCCGTCTTCGGTTTCGAACGGGACGACATTGGCAAGGGCATCCTGGACCTGCAAGGGGGGCTTTTCGCGCCGGTGCGGGAGGCGCTCCAGGGGACACCGGCCGAGGTGATCCTGGAACTGGCCCAGGAAGCTGCAGGGCGGGTCTTCATCGTGAACGCATTCCCCATGGGGGACGGGATGGTGGCGACCCTCCTGGAGGACGTCACCGAGAAGAAGCGCAGCGCAGAACAGCTGGAGAACCTTGCCTACTACGACAGCCTGACCGGGCTGTTGAACCGGCGCATGCTGCTGGACCGGATGGAGCATACCATCGGCAGTGCCCAACGCGACGGGATCAAGATGGCGACGCTCTTCTTCGACCTGAATGGCTTCAAGCCGATCAACGATACCATGGGGCATGAAGCGGGAGACCAGATCCTCATCGAGGTGGCCCGGCGCCTGAAGAGTTCGGTGCGCAAGAAGGACACCCTGGCAAGGCTTGGTGGGGACGAATTCGTGGTGGTGGCGACCCTGGACACCGAGGACAACGCCAGTTGCATCGCTCAAAACCTGCTCAGGAAGCTCAACCCGGTTTACGAGGTCGGCGGCCGCGAGGTCTACGTGGGGGCCAGCATCGGCATCTCGGTCTACCCCGGCGACGGCACCACGCCCGAGACACTGCTCAAGAACGCTGACATTGCCATGTACAACGCCAAGAAGCCGGGCGTCGAATTCTGCTTCTACAGCGCCCAGATGAACCAGAAGCTGCAAGAGCGGACGCGGCTCGAGTCGGACCTCTGGAGGGCGCTGGAGCGGGAGGAGTTCTTCCTGGAATACCAGCCCATCATGGATGCCCGCACCGGCAGGGTCGCCGCGGTGGAGGCGCTGGTGCGCTGGATGAGCCCGGAAAGAGGGCGGGTGATGCCGGATTCCTTCATCCCGCTCGCGGAGGCCACCGGCATCATCGTACCGCTGGGAGAGTGGGTGCTGAAGACCGCCTGCACCAAGCTGCGGCAGTGGCTCGATGCAGGGTGCCTGCCGATCAGGATGTCGGTCAACGTCTCGGGGTGTCACTTCATGCGCAGCGAGCTGTGCCGGATGGTTGAGGAGGCGGCGGAGCAAAGCGGCGTGGACCTCGCCCTGCTCGAGCTGGAACTCACCGAGACCTGCCTGATCAAGGACGTCGAGGAGACGGCTGCAAAGCTCTGGCACCTGAAGGGACTCAACGTTTCCATCGGCATCGATGATTTCGGCACCGGTTATTCGTCACTGCAGTACCTGAAGAACTTCCCTATCGACCACCTGAAGATCGACCGCGCCTTCATAAAGAATGTCTGCGACCTCCCCGACCAGCGCGCCATCGTGGACGCCATCATCGGCATCGCTAAGGCGATGGAACTGCACGTGATCGCCGAGGGGGTGGAGACCCTAGACCAGGCGGAGTACCTGGCGCACCGGGGATGCGACGAGTTGCAGGGGTACTATTATCACCGCCCGCTCTCCGAGGAGCGGCTGCTCGAGGTGCTGCGCGAGGAGCGGGAGCGGCTTCAGCTGGTACCCGATACTGCCGGGGTAGGCGAGGCGGGAGTAAGGGAGACACACACGGGCGACGCGGCGGGCGACGGGGCGCCCGTGCCGGTGCAGCCGGTCTGA
- a CDS encoding fumarylacetoacetate hydrolase family protein produces the protein MKTAQLLGSAEPVRIGKILCIGRNYADHIKELGNETPERPVIFTKPATSVIGAGEEIVIPSYSSDCHHEAELALLIGREGRDIPAADALSYLAGYGVAIDLTLRDVQAELKKKGLPWDIAKGFDTACPLSPFVPATQVADPHQLRITLTVNGEKRQDGGTDLMIHRIPELLSYLSSIFTLEPGDLVLTGTPAGVGPITSGDRVVAEIAGVGSIAVSVR, from the coding sequence ATGAAGACGGCACAATTGCTCGGCTCTGCGGAGCCGGTAAGGATCGGCAAGATCCTCTGCATCGGGCGCAACTACGCCGACCACATCAAGGAGCTGGGCAACGAGACCCCGGAGCGCCCGGTGATCTTCACCAAGCCCGCCACCAGCGTGATCGGCGCGGGAGAGGAGATCGTGATTCCCTCCTACTCCAGCGATTGCCACCACGAGGCGGAGCTGGCGCTTCTGATCGGCAGGGAGGGACGCGACATTCCCGCCGCCGACGCCCTCTCCTACCTGGCTGGCTACGGCGTCGCCATCGATCTGACCCTGAGAGACGTGCAGGCAGAGCTCAAGAAGAAGGGGCTCCCCTGGGACATCGCCAAGGGGTTCGACACCGCCTGCCCACTCTCCCCGTTCGTCCCGGCAACCCAGGTGGCCGACCCGCACCAGCTGCGCATCACGCTCACGGTGAACGGCGAGAAGCGCCAGGACGGCGGGACGGACCTCATGATCCACCGCATCCCCGAACTGTTAAGCTACCTCTCCTCCATCTTCACGCTGGAGCCTGGTGACCTGGTGCTGACCGGCACGCCCGCCGGGGTCGGGCCGATCACGAGCGGCGACCGGGTGGTCGCCGAGATCGCCGGGGTGGGGAGCATTGCCGTATCGGTCCGCTAG
- a CDS encoding TIGR01212 family radical SAM protein (This family includes YhcC from E. coli K-12, an uncharacterized radical SAM protein.) has protein sequence MTVGEPIHSELRINSYGSYLRRRFGCRVSKVNVDGGFTCPNRDGSRGTGGCIYCDNSSFSPKETQALIPVEEQMAAGMTYHRERLGSEKFIVYFQKYTNTYGPVEKLADLYRRALAHPDVLGISVGTRPDSLSPAAIDLLTELAREHYVCVELGLQSMDDAILTRINRGHTLAEYLDAVERLSGRGLEICTHLIYGFPGETRSGFLKTARLIASLPVNSVKLHQLHAVENTLLAEMYRDGSWQPIGIDEYVATACDFLEELPARVTVQRLYGSAPLAIRVAPNWNLKNNQMWYAVINELRRRGSWQGCRLASEVRAA, from the coding sequence ATGACCGTCGGCGAACCGATCCATAGCGAACTGCGCATCAACTCCTACGGCTCGTACCTCAGGCGCCGCTTCGGCTGCCGGGTCAGCAAGGTGAACGTCGACGGCGGCTTCACCTGCCCCAACCGCGACGGTAGCCGCGGCACCGGCGGGTGCATCTACTGCGACAACAGTTCCTTTTCCCCCAAGGAGACCCAGGCCCTGATCCCGGTCGAGGAGCAAATGGCCGCGGGGATGACCTACCACCGCGAACGGCTGGGGAGCGAGAAGTTCATCGTCTACTTCCAGAAGTACACCAACACCTACGGCCCGGTGGAGAAGCTCGCCGACCTGTACCGGCGAGCCCTCGCGCACCCCGACGTGCTGGGGATCTCGGTCGGCACCCGCCCCGACTCGCTCTCCCCCGCCGCCATCGACCTGCTCACCGAACTGGCCCGCGAGCACTACGTCTGCGTGGAGCTCGGCCTGCAGTCCATGGACGACGCCATCCTGACCCGGATCAACCGCGGCCACACCCTTGCCGAGTACCTTGACGCGGTTGAGCGGCTCTCCGGACGGGGGCTCGAGATCTGCACCCACCTGATCTACGGTTTCCCCGGCGAGACCAGGAGCGGCTTCCTGAAGACCGCCCGCCTGATCGCCTCGCTCCCGGTCAATTCCGTGAAACTGCACCAGCTGCACGCCGTTGAGAACACGCTGCTCGCCGAGATGTACCGGGACGGGAGCTGGCAGCCGATCGGCATCGACGAGTACGTGGCCACTGCCTGCGATTTCCTGGAGGAGCTCCCGGCACGGGTCACCGTACAGCGACTGTACGGTTCTGCTCCCCTTGCCATCCGGGTCGCCCCCAATTGGAACCTGAAAAACAACCAGATGTGGTACGCCGTGATCAACGAGCTGAGAAGGCGCGGCAGTTGGCAGGGATGCCGGCTTGCCAGCGAGGTCAGGGCGGCCTGA
- the thiE gene encoding thiamine phosphate synthase, whose translation MKGLDSLWIDFNLYLITGRSETLGRNLEFVVEEALRGGVRAVQLRDKGASTKELYETAQELRRLTSRYGAKLFINDRVDVALAVDADGVHIGSTSLPLYKVRRLLGERKLIGVSCHNQTQAITAQEMGADFITFGPVYYTPSKAEYGEPVGVEKLNKVAQMLQIPVFALGGVNMDNCAEAVAGDVRGIALISAILSAPEPREAAKGLLTMLPPLEEHNV comes from the coding sequence GTGAAAGGACTCGACTCCCTCTGGATTGACTTCAACCTCTACCTGATCACCGGGCGTAGCGAGACCCTCGGGCGTAACCTGGAGTTCGTGGTCGAGGAGGCCCTGAGGGGGGGCGTGCGCGCCGTGCAATTGAGGGACAAGGGGGCCAGCACCAAGGAACTCTACGAGACGGCACAGGAACTGCGCCGCCTCACCTCCCGCTACGGCGCCAAGCTGTTCATCAACGACCGCGTGGACGTGGCACTCGCAGTCGACGCCGACGGCGTGCACATCGGCAGCACCAGCCTGCCGCTGTACAAGGTCAGAAGGCTCCTGGGCGAGCGCAAGCTGATCGGAGTCTCCTGCCACAACCAGACCCAGGCCATCACCGCACAGGAGATGGGGGCCGACTTCATCACCTTCGGCCCGGTCTACTACACCCCCAGCAAGGCCGAGTACGGCGAACCGGTGGGGGTCGAGAAGCTGAACAAGGTAGCGCAGATGCTGCAGATCCCGGTGTTTGCCCTGGGGGGGGTGAACATGGACAACTGCGCCGAGGCGGTCGCCGGCGACGTGCGCGGCATCGCCCTCATCTCTGCCATCCTCTCCGCACCGGAGCCGCGCGAGGCCGCGAAAGGGCTTTTGACCATGCTTCCCCCGCTCGAGGAGCACAACGTCTAG
- a CDS encoding thiazole synthase, with protein sequence MPLTNDKLVIAGREFDSRLMVGTGKYADFQQMVRAIEVSGAQIITVAVRRVNISDRTKESLLDHIDLKKYTLLPNTAGCYTADDAIRTCRLAREAGLSDFVKLEVLGDEKTLFPNNEELLKAAKVLIAEGFTVLPYTSDDPIICKKLEDMGCAAVMPLGAPIGSGLGIRNPYNIQIILETVKVPVIVDAGVGTASDAAIAMELGCDGVLMNTAIAGAQDPVAMAEAMNLAVRAGRLAYRAGRIPRKLYATASSPLAGLIA encoded by the coding sequence ATGCCTTTGACAAATGACAAGCTCGTCATCGCAGGACGCGAATTCGACTCCCGCCTCATGGTGGGGACCGGCAAGTACGCCGATTTCCAGCAGATGGTGCGCGCCATCGAGGTTTCCGGCGCCCAGATCATCACCGTCGCGGTGAGAAGGGTCAACATCTCGGACCGGACCAAGGAATCCCTCCTGGACCACATCGACCTGAAGAAATACACCTTGCTACCCAACACCGCCGGCTGCTACACCGCCGACGACGCCATCCGTACGTGCCGGCTCGCCCGCGAGGCGGGGCTCTCCGATTTCGTGAAACTCGAGGTGCTCGGGGACGAGAAGACGCTCTTCCCCAACAACGAGGAACTGCTCAAGGCGGCCAAGGTGCTCATCGCGGAAGGGTTCACCGTGCTCCCCTACACCAGCGACGACCCGATCATCTGCAAGAAGCTGGAGGACATGGGATGCGCCGCGGTGATGCCTCTGGGGGCGCCCATCGGCTCCGGCCTGGGCATCCGTAACCCGTACAACATCCAGATCATCCTGGAGACGGTCAAGGTCCCGGTCATCGTCGATGCCGGCGTGGGCACCGCTTCCGACGCGGCCATCGCCATGGAGCTTGGCTGCGACGGCGTGCTCATGAATACAGCCATCGCTGGTGCCCAGGACCCGGTCGCCATGGCCGAGGCGATGAACCTGGCGGTCCGGGCCGGCAGGCTCGCCTACCGCGCCGGGCGCATCCCGAGGAAGCTCTACGCCACCGCCTCGTCGCCGCTGGCGGGGCTGATCGCGTGA
- the thiS gene encoding sulfur carrier protein ThiS: MNITTNGEAVSIDPLTVQQYLVSLGIDPRRVAVELNLDILPKAQYETTLLKEGDALEIVHFVGGGAGRG; the protein is encoded by the coding sequence GTGAACATCACCACCAACGGCGAAGCCGTATCGATCGATCCCCTCACGGTTCAGCAGTACCTGGTCTCTCTCGGCATCGACCCGCGCCGCGTTGCCGTCGAGCTGAACCTGGACATCCTCCCTAAGGCACAGTACGAGACCACCCTGCTCAAGGAAGGGGATGCCCTGGAGATCGTCCATTTCGTAGGAGGGGGCGCCGGCCGCGGCTAG
- a CDS encoding sensor histidine kinase, with protein MRLNLISKLALATGLVLLCTMALFAYLNLRSLKGLLLQEAISEADRITETIIRTTHNQMLRDDRPLFYKTIEEIGSQQGVERIRLINKTGRIIYSTDDSETGTVLGKHSEVCSVCHGGPQLLLTASSKNRSRRFYGKSGAEFLGITNAIYNEESCYTASCHFHPEKFKVLGVLDVVVPLDRMHSLLDAYRGRVLLLTLLLITLTSLSLTYFTQKLVNRPVRELLEHTQMLSRGELDGLVNSFAHDELGELADSFNAMTVNLKKAREDLERWGRDLELIVQQRTQEITRMQAQLIRSEKLASLGELVAGIAHEINNPLTGILVFASLIQSNPKLDPVLKNDIETVLRETKRCAGIVKGLLEFARCAPPQKSPCSLNDISDAALELVRHQILFQDVTITRNYSGRIPSLLLDPNQIEQVLVNMLVNAGHALRGEGMVMVVTGVDPVQGQAFVKISDNGCGIPEANLDRIFDPFFTTKSNKGTGLGLSVSYGIIQEHGGRIEVQSQEGTGTTFTILFPMPEADLPAPAPPEPATPRLPAGPVSS; from the coding sequence GTGCGCCTCAACCTGATTTCCAAGCTTGCCCTGGCCACCGGGCTGGTGCTTTTGTGCACCATGGCCCTGTTCGCCTACCTGAACCTGAGAAGCCTCAAGGGGCTCTTGCTGCAGGAGGCCATCTCAGAGGCCGACCGCATCACCGAGACCATCATCCGCACCACCCATAACCAGATGCTGCGGGACGACCGCCCCCTGTTCTACAAGACCATCGAGGAGATCGGCAGCCAGCAGGGGGTGGAGCGCATCCGCCTCATCAACAAGACCGGGCGCATCATCTACTCCACCGACGACTCGGAGACCGGCACCGTGCTCGGCAAACACTCCGAGGTCTGCTCCGTCTGCCACGGCGGGCCGCAACTGCTCCTGACCGCCTCCTCAAAGAACCGCAGCCGCCGCTTCTACGGCAAGTCCGGCGCCGAGTTCCTCGGCATCACCAACGCCATCTACAACGAAGAGAGCTGCTACACGGCGAGCTGCCACTTCCACCCGGAGAAATTCAAGGTTCTCGGCGTGCTCGACGTCGTGGTGCCGCTGGACCGGATGCACTCCCTGCTGGACGCCTACAGGGGCCGGGTGCTGCTCCTTACCCTGCTCCTGATCACCCTCACCTCGCTCAGCCTCACCTATTTCACCCAAAAGCTGGTGAACCGCCCGGTACGGGAACTGCTGGAGCATACCCAGATGCTCTCCCGCGGTGAACTGGACGGCCTGGTGAACAGCTTCGCCCACGACGAACTGGGGGAGCTGGCGGATTCTTTCAACGCCATGACCGTGAACCTGAAGAAGGCCCGGGAGGATCTGGAGAGGTGGGGGCGCGACCTGGAGCTGATCGTTCAGCAAAGAACCCAGGAGATCACCCGGATGCAGGCACAGCTGATCCGCTCGGAGAAACTGGCCTCGCTGGGGGAACTGGTGGCCGGCATCGCCCACGAGATCAACAACCCCTTGACCGGCATCCTGGTGTTCGCCTCCCTGATCCAGAGCAACCCCAAGCTCGATCCGGTTCTCAAAAACGACATCGAAACCGTGCTCAGGGAAACCAAGCGCTGCGCCGGAATCGTCAAGGGCCTCTTGGAGTTCGCCCGCTGCGCGCCGCCGCAGAAGTCCCCCTGCTCGCTCAACGACATCTCCGACGCAGCGCTCGAATTGGTCCGGCACCAGATCCTGTTCCAGGACGTCACCATCACCCGCAACTACTCGGGGCGCATCCCGTCATTGTTGCTCGACCCGAACCAGATTGAGCAGGTCCTGGTGAACATGCTGGTCAACGCGGGGCACGCCCTGCGCGGCGAGGGAATGGTCATGGTGGTGACCGGCGTGGACCCGGTGCAGGGGCAGGCCTTCGTCAAGATCAGCGACAACGGCTGCGGCATCCCCGAGGCCAACCTCGACCGGATCTTCGACCCCTTCTTCACCACCAAATCCAACAAGGGAACCGGTCTCGGGCTCTCCGTCTCCTACGGCATCATCCAGGAGCACGGCGGACGCATCGAGGTTCAAAGCCAGGAGGGTACCGGAACCACCTTCACTATCCTGTTCCCGATGCCCGAAGCGGACCTCCCCGCCCCCGCCCCCCCGGAGCCGGCAACGCCCCGACTACCGGCCGGACCGGTAAGCAGCTGA
- a CDS encoding IclR family transcriptional regulator, which translates to MAKKEKSEYIIQAVSHALDLLEQFHDEVDELGVTELSKRLKLHKNNVFRLLATLESRNYIEQNKVTENYRLGLKTLELGQTFIKQMGLLRQSRPVLEALVKECNETTYVAILKEFHIVYLDVVETDLTVRVVPRVGARLPAYCTAAGKVQIAYMTDEELENYLPTKEMKRYTPKTVTDREELKKHLKVIAEQGYAIDDEEMDVGVKCVGAPIRDYTRRIIGAVSISGPSMRFTDERLEKELIPLVIRSGEEISHKLGYHK; encoded by the coding sequence ATGGCGAAAAAAGAGAAATCTGAGTACATCATTCAGGCCGTCTCCCATGCACTCGACCTCCTGGAGCAGTTCCACGACGAGGTGGACGAACTGGGTGTGACCGAGCTGAGCAAGAGGTTGAAGCTTCACAAGAACAACGTTTTCCGCCTCCTGGCTACCCTGGAGTCGCGCAACTACATAGAGCAGAACAAGGTAACGGAAAACTACCGCCTGGGGCTCAAGACCCTGGAACTCGGGCAGACCTTCATTAAGCAGATGGGCCTGCTGCGCCAGTCCCGCCCGGTGCTCGAGGCGCTGGTCAAGGAGTGCAACGAGACCACCTACGTCGCCATCCTCAAGGAATTCCACATCGTCTACCTGGACGTGGTGGAGACCGACCTGACCGTCAGGGTCGTGCCCCGCGTGGGTGCCCGCCTCCCGGCCTACTGCACCGCCGCCGGCAAGGTCCAGATCGCCTACATGACCGATGAGGAGTTGGAGAACTACCTCCCTACCAAGGAGATGAAGCGCTACACCCCGAAGACCGTCACCGACCGCGAGGAGCTCAAGAAGCACCTCAAGGTGATCGCCGAGCAGGGCTACGCCATCGACGACGAGGAGATGGATGTCGGCGTGAAATGCGTGGGCGCCCCGATCCGGGACTACACCCGCCGCATCATCGGCGCGGTGAGCATCTCCGGCCCCTCGATGCGCTTCACCGACGAGAGGCTCGAGAAGGAGTTGATCCCGCTGGTGATCCGCTCCGGCGAGGAGATCTCCCACAAGCTTGGCTACCACAAATAG
- the coaE gene encoding dephospho-CoA kinase (Dephospho-CoA kinase (CoaE) performs the final step in coenzyme A biosynthesis.) — MRIIGLTGGIASGKTSAAHLFEELGAAVIDADQLAREVVQPGEETLAQIVANFGEKVLNPDGTLNRAALGEIVFADPAARRTLEGITHPAIKKRAEEKLERLRAAGTGTAFYVAPLLFEAGITSRVHEVWVVYLDRETQLQRLMARDGLSREAALSRIASQMPMEEKKKLGKVVIDNRGSKEELEAQVRKLWREEIANRAEG; from the coding sequence ATGCGCATCATAGGACTCACCGGCGGGATCGCATCGGGCAAGACCAGCGCGGCACACCTCTTCGAAGAGCTGGGAGCGGCGGTGATCGACGCCGACCAGTTGGCGCGGGAGGTGGTGCAGCCGGGCGAGGAGACCCTGGCGCAGATCGTGGCGAATTTCGGGGAGAAGGTACTGAACCCGGACGGCACCCTGAACCGCGCCGCCCTTGGCGAGATCGTGTTCGCCGATCCCGCTGCCCGCCGCACCCTGGAGGGGATCACCCACCCCGCCATCAAGAAGCGGGCGGAAGAGAAACTGGAGCGGCTCAGGGCGGCCGGCACCGGCACCGCCTTTTACGTGGCGCCTCTGCTCTTCGAGGCGGGGATCACCTCGCGGGTGCACGAGGTGTGGGTGGTCTACCTGGACCGAGAGACCCAGCTGCAGCGGCTGATGGCGCGCGACGGCCTCTCCCGGGAGGCGGCGCTGTCGCGCATCGCCTCGCAGATGCCCATGGAGGAAAAGAAGAAGCTGGGCAAGGTGGTCATCGACAACCGCGGCAGCAAAGAGGAACTGGAGGCGCAGGTGCGCAAGCTGTGGCGCGAGGAGATAGCCAACCGGGCGGAGGGGTGA
- a CDS encoding DUF342 domain-containing protein, with the protein MKALWASPEGVMETDILDGTGLKLQLSPDQKSLQAQYTPVTERRALDAAQLREAIEALGYGELFISQDALEQVLARCAVSPVSFTLQIGERRDATLALQLSDDMMTATITIQPAFGGQRITREEVEQALSRAGVVCGILYDEIDTALAAGEASKVVVAQGTPPVPGEDSQFISLIPEMTTQVPQLSDDDTADYRNLGDIVSVSLGDPLLRRTHPTTGVPGVNLLGVELPTTDGVDLPFADNLTGIACDLTDCDLLVAAISGYPVIVPRGVNVDPVFKLKRVDLSTGNLHFKGSLEIAGDVSEGMEVTATEDITVGGVVEAARVKAGGNIVIQGGVIGHGHATQPGKMVSRQEMAQLEAGGTVTVQFAENAAISAGGDVVIKELAMQSDLTSGGSIVVGEKGGRKGHIIGGVCRAVSLVHAVVIGSHAGVPTVIEVGVDPALNRKLELVQENLADKQRQLDELTKTLAYVKENPCSMDAGLLNLKQRIYTKCQGELAELTGEKKRLQKRMEINAQARVEVERDAFLGAQIRIGSSTLLVEEDLTNPTFTLGEEGIAY; encoded by the coding sequence ATGAAGGCCCTGTGGGCGTCACCGGAGGGGGTCATGGAGACCGACATTCTTGACGGCACCGGCCTCAAGCTGCAATTGAGCCCGGACCAGAAGTCCCTGCAGGCGCAATACACCCCGGTCACCGAGCGGCGTGCCCTGGATGCCGCGCAGCTGCGCGAGGCGATCGAGGCGCTCGGGTACGGGGAGCTGTTCATCTCCCAGGACGCTCTGGAGCAGGTGCTGGCGCGCTGCGCCGTCTCCCCGGTAAGCTTCACCCTGCAGATCGGCGAACGGCGCGACGCCACCCTCGCCCTGCAACTTTCCGACGACATGATGACTGCCACCATCACCATCCAGCCCGCCTTTGGTGGGCAGCGCATTACCCGGGAGGAGGTGGAACAGGCGCTTTCCCGGGCCGGTGTCGTCTGCGGCATCCTCTATGACGAGATCGACACGGCCCTTGCCGCCGGTGAGGCCAGCAAGGTGGTGGTCGCCCAGGGCACTCCTCCGGTACCGGGCGAGGACAGCCAGTTCATCAGCCTGATCCCCGAGATGACGACCCAGGTGCCCCAGCTCTCCGATGACGACACTGCCGACTACCGAAACCTGGGCGACATCGTCAGCGTGAGCCTGGGCGATCCACTCTTGCGGCGCACCCACCCCACCACCGGCGTCCCGGGGGTGAACCTGCTCGGGGTTGAGCTTCCCACCACGGATGGGGTCGATCTCCCCTTTGCGGACAATCTGACCGGCATCGCCTGTGACCTGACGGATTGCGACCTCTTGGTCGCCGCCATCTCCGGCTACCCGGTGATTGTGCCGCGCGGCGTCAACGTGGATCCCGTCTTCAAACTGAAACGCGTCGACCTCTCCACCGGCAATCTCCATTTCAAGGGATCCCTTGAGATCGCCGGCGACGTCAGCGAGGGGATGGAGGTCACCGCTACCGAGGACATCACGGTGGGCGGGGTGGTGGAAGCAGCCCGGGTCAAGGCGGGGGGCAATATCGTGATCCAGGGGGGCGTGATCGGCCATGGCCATGCCACCCAGCCGGGCAAGATGGTGAGTCGCCAGGAGATGGCTCAGCTGGAGGCGGGTGGGACCGTGACGGTGCAGTTCGCCGAGAACGCCGCCATCAGCGCCGGCGGCGACGTCGTTATTAAGGAACTCGCCATGCAGAGCGACCTCACCTCCGGCGGGAGCATCGTGGTCGGCGAGAAAGGGGGACGGAAGGGGCACATCATCGGCGGGGTCTGCCGCGCCGTTTCCCTGGTGCACGCCGTGGTGATCGGCTCCCACGCCGGCGTCCCCACCGTGATCGAGGTGGGCGTCGATCCTGCCCTGAACCGCAAACTTGAGTTGGTGCAGGAAAACCTGGCCGACAAGCAGCGCCAGCTGGACGAACTCACCAAGACGCTCGCCTACGTTAAGGAGAACCCCTGCAGCATGGACGCCGGGCTCTTGAACCTGAAACAGCGCATCTATACCAAGTGCCAGGGAGAGCTGGCCGAGTTGACCGGTGAGAAGAAGCGCCTGCAAAAGAGAATGGAGATCAATGCGCAGGCCCGGGTCGAGGTGGAGCGCGACGCTTTCCTCGGCGCGCAGATCAGGATCGGCTCCAGCACCCTTCTCGTCGAAGAGGACCTGACCAACCCGACCTTCACCTTGGGCGAGGAGGGGATCGCATATTGA